A single window of Nicotiana sylvestris chromosome 3, ASM39365v2, whole genome shotgun sequence DNA harbors:
- the LOC138887024 gene encoding uncharacterized protein, whose protein sequence is MEFDEEVPAQIVHVGPAQAPEGFIATPALQDALVRLVGLMENVAHASIFPMASAPVVASQAGDGPTTSSEGLLRLDKFAKIFQVHFSGIPFEDPQEYLDRCHEVLRNMGIVETTVVDFIVFQMMGSAKSWWKDFVLTKPAGLSALTWDRFSLIFIEKFLPVTVTEDYHMYFEHLRYGSMSVTQYENLFVDLARHDTLLVPTEREALGASPLTQLARGRGQTARGGGHTFRDGGQIARGGGQPARARPRDIVHSGEAQPRCYTFPTRPEAWSSGVVITCDVSVCSRDVAVLFDPASTYSYVSSYFTSYLVIPCDSLSAFVHVSTHIGDVIIVDHVYHLCVVTIGSLETRVDLLLLDMIQIDLRSGYHQLRIRASDVPKIVLPTRYGHYEFPVMSFRPTNSPATIMGLMNRVFKTNLDSFVIVFIDDILIYSHNREEHQQHLRIVLQTLSDSQLYSKVSKCKFWLDSGAFLGNIVSIEGIQVDPKKNEAVQKWPRATSAT, encoded by the exons atggagtttgatgaggaggttccagcccaAATTGTGCATGTTGGACCAGCTCAGGCCccggaggggttcatcgctaccccagcgcttcaggacgctttggtccgtttagtgggccttatggagaatgTGGCCCATGCCAGCATATTTCCTATGGCATCAGCC CCGGTAGTTGCATCACAGGCCGGTGATGGACCAACAACGTCTTCTGAAGGCttattgagattggacaagttcgCCAAGATCTTCCAAGTTCACTTTAGTGGTATACCTTTTGAGGACCCGCAGGAATATCTTGATCGTTGCCATGAGGTGCtgaggaacatggggatagtggagaccactGTGGTCGATTTTATTGTGTTTCAGATGATGGGTTCCGCCAAGAGCTGGTGGAAGGACTTTGTATTGACCAAACCAGCTGGGTTGTCTGCTCTTACTTGGGACCGGTTCTCTCTGATATTtattgagaagttccttcctgtcACAGTGACAGAGGATTATCACATGTATTTCGAGCATCTTCGGTATGGCAGCATGTCTGTCACTCAGTATGAGAACCTATTTGTGGATTTGGCCCGTCATGATACACTTCTggttcctaccgagagagagg CACTGGGTGCTTCACCGCTCACTCAactagctagaggtaggggtcagactgctagaggtggaggtcataCATTTAGAGATGGAGGTCAAatcgctagaggtggaggccagccagccagGGCTCGTCCTAGAGATATAGTTCATAGTGGTgaggcccaaccccgatgttatactTTTCCAACCAGGCCTGAGGCTTGGTCATCTGGCGTTGTTATCACATGTGatgtttcagtttgcagtagagatgttgcagttctatttgatccggcTTCTACTTATTCCTATGTTTCATCCTATTTTACTTCATATTTGGTTATAccttgtgattctttgagtgcttttGTACATGTGTCTACACATATAGGAGATGTTATCATTGTAGATCATGTTTATCATTTATGTGTGGTTaccattgggagtcttgagactcgtgtagaccttctacttcttgatatg attcagattgatttgaggtctggctaccatcagttgaggattagggcatctgatgtccctaagatagttCTTCCGACtaggtacgggcattatgagtttccaGTGATGTCATTTAGGCCGACAAATTCCCCAGCAACAATTATGGGTTTGATGAACCGAGTATTCAAGACcaatttggattcctttgtgattgtgtttattgatgatatcttgatatactCCCACAATCGAGAAGAGCACCAGCAGCATCTTCGGATTGTACTTCAGACTCTAAGTGACAGCCAATTATATTCTAAGGTTTCAAAATGcaagttttggttggactcaggTGCTTTCTTGGGGAACATAGTATCAATAGagggcattcaggtggatcctaagaagaatGAGGCAGTTCAGAAATGGCCTAGAGCCACTTCAGCTACGTAG